From the Candidatus Zixiibacteriota bacterium genome, the window CTGCAGGATATCCTCGGCGACCTCGGGCTCAGCCACGCGTTTGCGGATGTAACCCAGGAGGCGCTCGCGCTGCACTAACAGGGGTTGCAGGTCAGGTGTATTCATAGCGATTGAAGGGAATACGAGCGCAATGTGCTTCTGTGGGTCTGAATTTGCGTGACCGCGAAGACAGGGCGATCAATCTACCCGAGCGCCACGTCAAGAACCATCATCACCGCAAAGCCGACCATGACGCCCATGGTCGCGGCGTGCGAATGGCCGGAGGTCTGCGATTCCGGGACGAGTTCTTCGACGACCACAAAAATCATGGCGCCGGCCGCAAAGGCGAGCGCATACGGCAGAATCGGTTTGGCGGCGATGACGAGCGCGGCGCCAAGCACACCGGCAATCGGTTCGACGGCGCCGGAAAGTTGGCCATACCAAAACGCCTTCCGTCGCGATACTCCGGCCCGGCGCAACGGCACCGATACGGCGAGACCCTCGGGGAAATTCTGAATGCCGATACCGAGCGCCAGCGCCACCGCGCCGGCCAATCCGGCTGATGGGAGATCGGAAGCCACCGCTCCAAAAGCCACGCCAACCGCC encodes:
- a CDS encoding ZIP family metal transporter; translated protein: AWVPAAVGFLLGALFLRGIDLILPHLHITDDGTHAEGIRTHWQKATLLVLAITLHNFPEGLAVGVAFGAVASDLPSAGLAGAVALALGIGIQNFPEGLAVSVPLRRAGVSRRKAFWYGQLSGAVEPIAGVLGAALVIAAKPILPYALAFAAGAMIFVVVEELVPESQTSGHSHAATMGVMVGFAVMMVLDVALG